In Mercurialis annua linkage group LG6, ddMerAnnu1.2, whole genome shotgun sequence, the following are encoded in one genomic region:
- the LOC126688377 gene encoding ABSCISIC ACID-INSENSITIVE 5-like protein 2: MGIQMMGSQSNAQQSHIQACQLSRQNSWYSLTLNEVENQLENLGKPLGSMNLDELLKSVWSSEANQSIGMDIENTSASSLQRQASLTLARALSGKTVDQVWNEILEGQKKRLCQEIKSQEREPILGELTLEDFLVQAGLFAESSVSLSMELVTVDSASPQSFQQKMALSSSPSTGTISDTNPSVRKRNALDAPEKSIERRLRRKIKNRESAARSRARKQAYHNELVNKVSRLEEENVKLKKEKEFENTLPCAPLTEVKYQLRRTNSASF, from the exons ATGGGGATTCAAATGATGGGATCTCAAAGTAATGCTCAACAATCTCATATACAGGCATGTCAGTTATCGCGGCAAAATTCGTGGTACAGTTTAACTCTCAATGAAGTGGAAAACCAATTAGAAAATCTAGGAAAACCGTTGGGTAGTATGAACCTTGATGAACTTCTCAAAAGTGTATGGAGTAGTGAAGCAAATCAATCCATTGGTATGGACATTGAGAATACCTCAGCGTCGTCTCTTCAAAGGCAAGCTAGTCTGACATTGGCTAGGGCATTAAGCGGAAAGACGGTGGATCAGGTGTGGAACGAGATTCTAGAAGGGCAGAAGAAGAGATTATGTCAGGAAATTAAGTCTCAAGAAAGAGAACCAATACTCGGTGAACTAACTTTAGAGGATTTCTTGGTACAGGCAGGGCTTTTTGCAGAATCATCAGTAAGTCTTTCTATGGAGTTAGTCACTGTTGATTCAGCATCCCCTCAAAGTTTTCAACAGAAAATGGCATTGTCTTCATCACCATCAACGGGCACTATATCAGACACTAATCCATCAGTGCGAAAAAGGAATGCCCTAGATGCACCAGAGAAAAGTATAGAGAGGAGGTTGAGGAGAAAGATCAAGAACAGGGAATCTGCTGCACGTTCACGAGCTAGAAAACAG GCTTATCATAATGAGCTTGTGAACAAGGTTTCGCGTCTGGAGGAGGAAAATGTAAAGCTGAAGAAAGAGAAG GAATTCGAGAATACATTGCCATGTGCGCCTTTAACAGAAGTAAAATATCAGCTTAGAAGAACGAATTCAGCCTCTTTCTGA
- the LOC126654048 gene encoding 15-cis-zeta-carotene isomerase, chloroplastic — MSSSLILSSPFSSTHRPSITNRTQFHLAASIPTCSNQIKSSNFLNFTRPNSNSVLFPTRKFLVRTSIRDADTSSEEETVVGEDSAVFELGKQKLSSWVYFSLILGVVLYVLDVAWIDNSTGFGKLFIESISTVTDSPEAVMLILIAIFAIVHSGLASLRDKGEALIGERAFRVLFAGVSLPLAMSTVVYFINHRYDGVQLWQLQSAPAVHQLVWLSNFISFFFLYPSTFNLLEVAAVDKPKMHLWETGIMRITRHPQMVGQVLWCVAHTIWIGNSVAVAASFGLIGHHLFGVWNGDQRLAKRYGEAFETVKKRTSVVPFAAILDGRQKLPENYIKEYFRLPYFSITALTLGAYFAHPIMQAASSRLHW, encoded by the exons ATGTCATCTTCCTTAATTCTGTCGAGTCCCTTCTCTTCTACACATCGACCTTCAATCACTAACCGGACACAATTTCACTTAGCAGCTTCAATACCCACCTGCTCAAACCAAATAAAGTCCTCAAATTTCTTGAATTTTACTCGACCCAATTCAAATTCTGTGCTGTTCCCCACCAGGAAATTCTTGGTTCGAACGTCCATAAGGGATGCAGATACGAGCAGCGAGGAAGAAACGGTGGTGGGAGAGGATTCGGCAGTGTTTGAATTGGGGAAACAGAAACTATCGTCGTGGgtttattttagtttgattctGGGAGTTGTTTTGTATGTTCTTGATGTGGCTTGGATTGATAACTCAACTGGGTTTGGCAAGCTTTTTATTGAATCTATTTCTACTGTCACAGATAGCCCTGAA GCTGTAATGTTGATCCTAATTGCCATTTTTGCCATCGTCCACAGTGGCTTGGCTAGTCTACGAGATAAGGGTGAGGCTCTTATTGGAGAACGAGCATTCCGTGTTTTATTTGCAGGGGTTTCTCTTCCATTGGCTATGAGCACTGTT GTATATTTTATCAATCACAGATACGACGGAGTGCAGTTATGGCAGCTTCAAAGTGCGCCAGCGGTACATCAGCTTGTGTGGCTCTCTAATTTTATCTCCTTCTTTTTTCTCTATCCTTCGACCTTTAATCTTCTTGAAGTAGCTGCTGTTGATAAACCTAAAATGCATCTTTGGGAAACTGGGATAATGAGAATCACCAGGCACCCTCAG ATGGTCGGGCAGGTGCTCTGGTGCGTGGCTCATACAATTTGGATTGGAAATTCCGTAGCAGTTGCTGCATCTTTCGGTTTAATCGGACACCATTTATTTGGCGTGTGGAATGGAGACCAGAGACTAGCGAAGCGATATGGCGAGGCTTTTGAAACAGTAAAGAAGCGGACAAGTGTCGTCCCCTTTGCTGCTATCCTCGACGGTCGTCAAAAGTTACCGGAAAATTACATTAAAGAATATTTCCGATTACCATATTTTTCAATTACTGCATTGACTTTAGGAGCCTATTTTGCACACCCAATTATGCAGGCAGCCAGTTCTCGGCTACATTGGTAA